The nucleotide sequence TCGCCGTCGGAGGGGGGCGATCCCATTTTGAGGCCTCAGATCATGGAAGCCGTGGTATTCATCGGTCTGCAGGCCTCGGGGAAATCGTCGTTCTTTAAAGAGCGATTCTTCCGTACCCACGCCCGCATCAGCCTCGACCTGCTCAAGACCCGCAATCGGGAGTGGCAGTTCCTGCAGGTTTGTCTGCAGACAGGGCAACGGCTCGTGATTGATAACACGAATCCCACACGTGAAGACCGTGCCCGGTTCATTTGCCCCATCAAGGATGCCGGCTTCCGCCTCGTAGGATTTTACTTTCAGTCCCACATCGATGGCTGTCTGGAACGAAACCGCGATCGATGTCCGGAAGAACGCGTGCCGGACCTGGGGATCTGCTCGACGGCAAAGAAGTTGGAATTGCCGAGTTTCGAAGAAGGGTTCGATCAGCTGTATTACGTCCGACTTGATGCAGGACAGTTTGTTGTCGAGGAATGGCAAGATGAAGTTTGACGACCTCGATCGGAAAATGCGGGTCTACGAAACGGTCGCCGATTATTGCGTGCTACCGGGTGTTCACATGGTCGCCCGCCTGGATGGTCGCAGTTTTACTCGTCTGACCAAGGAGATCTGCAAGTTTGAAGCGCCGTTCGATCAACGGTTCCGAGATTTGATGGTCGAGACGGCTGAGGGGCTAATGACCTGCGGCTTCCGGGTGATCTATGCCTATACGCAAAGTGACGAGATTTCATTGCTGTTCGATCTCGATGAGCGGCAGTTCGGGCGGAAGTTGCGAAAGTTTAATTCCACGCTAGCAGGCGAAGCGAGCGCCCGGTTCTCGCTGCTGCTCGGGAATGTTGCGACGTTTGACTGCCGTATTTCGCAGTTGCCCAACATCGGCCTGGTAGTGGATTACTTTCGCTGGAGAAATGAGGACGCGGCACGCAACGCGATGAGTGCGCACTGCTATTGGATGAGTCGAAAGCAGGGGCTCGATCAGCGGGCCGCTACCGCGAAAAATTACGGACTGTCCGTGGGTCAGATGAACGAATTTCTTTTCCAGCAAGGGATCAACTTCAATGATCTTCCCAACTGGCAAAAGCGAGGAGTTGGACTTTCCTGGGAGTCGGTCGAACTGGTGACCACAAATCGGAAGACTGGGGACGAAGTCGCGGTGCGGCGACAACGGATCAAACGCAACTTCGACCTTCCGATGAAGGATGAGTACAGTCGGTACATCGAAGCCCTGATCACGAAGCCCGCCAACGACGAGAGGGCGGAAAAGATCAATCTTTCGTAATCCCGTTGGAGCTGACTCAGGATTCGCGCCATGTCGGGGCCCGGATTCGAAGCGATCGTTCGCCGGGTTCACACAGGCCTCCAGCGCAGCCGCGGGATGTGACGCAGGGTCGATACGGACGGCCTGTAAACGTTCCGCAGGGGATTAGGAGCCGCAGACGTTCTCGACAGTTGCTGACCGAGGCTACGGCGCAGCCGAGAATCAGCGGCCAAGAAGCCTGTGAGGCCGCAAACGAACCACGATTCCGTGGTGCAGTGGAAGAGTGGTCCCGGACTGTTGTCTGCGGTAGCGGGGGAGAAGTGGTCTGCGATACGATGCGACTGCTTTTCACTTTGAACTTGCAGGATTGTCAATGTCGATCTGGTCACCGCTCCGTGGGCATGCCGAACAAAAAGAAATGTTTCGCCGGACGATTCGCCGTAACCGGCTTTCCCAGGCGTATCTCTTCGTCGGTCCCTCGGGAATCGGTAAACGCAAGTTTGCTCAACTGCTGGCGCATGCACTGTTGTGCCAGAATCCCGGTGAGGACCCGCTCGAAGCGTGTGGCCAATGTGCGGGCTGCAAGCCATTCCTCGCGGGGGCTCATCCTGATTTTCTGGCCGTCGGGTGTCCCGAAGGTAAGCGAGAGCTGCCGATTGCTTTGCTGCTGGGGCCTGAAGAGCGGCGAGGGCAGGAGGGGTTATGTCACGATCTCTCACTGGCGCCACTTCCGGGGTCTCGCAAGGTCGCCATCGTCGATGACGCTGACACGATGAACGATGCCAGTGCGAACGCGTTTCTCAAGACGCTTGAAGAGCCCCCTGAACGGGCCATTCTCATTTTGATCGCGTCGAACCTGGATGCACTCTTATCGACGATCCGATCGCGATGCCAGCTTGTGCGGTTCTCGCCATTGGAAACCGAGGATATCCGTGCGATGCTGATCGAGCAGCAGTTGGCTCAGTCAGACGACGACGTCAACTTTGCGGCCGCACTGAGCGAAGGGAGTCTCACCACGGCCACGCAACTGCTGGAGCCTGAGCTTCGTGAGCTGCGAACGCTGCTGTATCGGCAACTTGCGCAAGTGAGTTTCAGCGGATTAGGGTTGGCAAAGTCGCTGCTGGAGGGAATTGGCAAGATCAGTTCCGAGACATCAGTGCAGCGGATCAACGCCCAATGGCTGATTCGGTTTCTCGTCGAGTTCTTTCGCATGGCGGTGTGGCAGATCGGCCAGGGGCCGACCGAGTCGGTTCCATTTTCGGCCGAAGTGTCGCAGTTTGTGAATCGACTGATGACCCAGTCAGACGATGTCGAGGTCGTCGGGGGGCTCATTGAACGGTGCGTTGAGGCCGCGATCCATGTGGATCAGAACGTGGCGGTTCCGCTGGTGCTGGAATCGCTCTGCCAGGACCTGTCACGGTTGTTGCGTCTGGCGGCTCCGGCGCATTGATGACCGCTGCGCGCGACGCTCCGGGCGGGGAGCGGGAATAAAAAACGCTGCCTGTCCGGGGGAGGGACAAGCAGCGTGGATGCCGGCCGCTGGAACTGATGCGGCCGGAGTCCTCTTACGATTCCCGAAAGGGGACGTGGCTGAGTTATTTGGGCGTGTCGGCCTCAGCGAGGGCTGTTTCGACGCGACGATGCTGACGCAGGTCATAGCGATCGCCCGATTTCAGGATCGCGAATTCGGGTGTTTCGATTGACGAGTCCGTGGGGCTGTCGAAGACGGTGACCTGATGTTTCCCCACTACCTGCATCGTAGAACCTCGGACGATGAGCGCCGTGGATTCGTCAACGCCCAGGCCGATCAGTTCGGGATAAGTCTTCTTAAGTTCCACCATTTCGTTATGGCGTTTGCGTTCGGTGAAGTGCTGGTCGATGGCGACGCCGGGGAGAAAACCGAAGCCGCGATCGTAGCCTTCGCACATGATCTCTTCATTTCCGAGGGGATTACCGCGGACGAGATACTCACCCTGAATCGTCGCACCGGCCGAGGTTCCACCGATGACACCACCTCGACGCAGAACATCGTGGAACAGTTCCTCGACATTGGTGTCCATGTAGGCATCCACCAATCGCCACTGTCGGCCGCCTGTGAACCAGACTCCGCGAGCGGCTTTCAGCAGAGCAATCAGGCTGGGGCTTGAGAGTTCTTCGCCACTTCTTGCGTGCAGCATGGTGACGTTTCTGGCACCTGCGTCCTGGAGCCAGCCGCAGACTTCGCGCTGCTCGGGGGGATAATCACCCAAGGCATTCGAGACGACGACGATGGGGGCTTCGATCCCTCCCGCCGCTTCCAGGAATGAGTCGATGACTTCTTTCGGGGTGGGGCCGCCCCCTGCAATCACCAGGGTTCCGTTCTGAACATCGGGGACGTGACGGTCGGTCGACGCGATGAGCGTATCGACGCGTGAGTTTGCGGCACGCTTCAGCGCGATCAGGTCGGCCTTATGTCCGGGAGTCAGTGACTCGATCCGGGCAGGCCGTTTCGTCGAAGGGGACAGGCAGATCGACACGTCGGATTCGCCGATGACTTCCAGCGACCGCCCCTGGACGATCAGGGCTGTTCCTTCGTCGATGCCGAAGCCAACCATACCGGGACGCAACTGCAGGGCGCGCATGAGTCGCTCCTGGCGGTTTCTCTTCTTGAAGTGCTGATCGACGATGGTTCCGGGCAGGAACCCGAGTCCCGAAGAGAGGAGTGGCTCGATTTTCCCGTCGGCAATCATGCTCCGCGACATAATCGCGGCTCCTGCGGAAGTGCCACCAATTACGCCACCGCGTGCTAAAACATTGTGCAACCGTTCTTCGGTGCGGGTACCGACGTAAGTCTGCGCCAGCCAGTTCTGATTTCCCCCGATGAACCAGACGGCGGTGGCAAGATCGAGAATCTGGGAGAAATTTTCATCATCTGCTTCCATTCGTGAACGAGTGTGCAGAATCTGGAGAGATGCGAAGCCATTATCGGCAAGCCGGTCGTACCAGCCTGACATGCGTGCGTGAATGTCGGTATCGGCGATCACGCTGGCTGAAGGGATAATCACGACATGGGCGTCAGGACCGCCCCCGAGTTCGATGAAGCGGTCGAGGAGCGTGTGAGGCAGAACCCCACCACCACAGATGACGAGCGACCCGGACTTCGTATACAGGGGATCGTTTTCCGTCTGGAAATCGGCGGCGTGCGACTGTGAGGACATGGTAGTGAACACGCTGAGAAACAGCAGAGTTACGAGTGCACAGTAACCGTGTCGACGAATGTGCCACGAGTGGCTGAGTTGAAGCCTCATCATGAAGTCCAGCTCCTTAGAAAAAATCATGAAGAATTTCACGGCCTTCGCATCCGTGCGATCACACAAAAATAGGTTGATCTGTTCGGGTGTGCAAGGTGGCTTTGGGCATTCTTACCGCAAAATCGTTCCTGAAATATTCGTCGGAAAAGTTTGGTTGATCGATGAATTTTGACAGACTTCTCTCTCGTCTATGAAAATTACGTGCCCTTTTTCTTCTCGAGAATGTTTTTCCAGATCGGCCCGTAGGTCTCTTTGTCGAACGGAGGACAACCTGTAGGAGACTGACCCAGCGGGTGATCCTTCGTTCTCATCATGTTTGTACAGTACGAAAAGGTGCGGCAGGTGGTCTTACGATTCAGCCGTCCATGCGTCTCAAGTTGCTGTACGAAGTCGGGTTGTGAGAGCGTTGCCCGCCCCAATCCGACAAACGAACAACGTTTCTGCGTCACGTTTCCGGCAGCAATGTGAATCGCGAGCTCCTGCAACCAACTATATGCACTTCCAACAAGGTAAACGTGGGGAAGGGAACGCTGGATCAGGGCCGTGGCCTCAAAGTGGCGTAAAACCCCGATTAATGGGTGTTCGGGAGCGAGATACCCATCCATCGGCGGATAGTCCGCAGGACGGAGGACATGTGGGTTCGCATAAGGATTTCCCATGGTGACATTGAGCAGTGAAACGCCTTCTTCCGCGAGCCAGCGAGCCACCTGCAGGGGCTCATCCGGTTTCCAGCGGGTGTGATCGTGAGGATCAACGCCGAAACTCGTCATCAGGGGCCCTGTATGAGGGACAGGGATGCCTACGCCTTCAGCATCTTTGCGATAGGGGATGCCATCGTAGACACCGATGCGTGACCCGATTTCGATGGAAGGAACATCATCCCGGCAACGTCGGATGATGTTCCTGACCAGGCGGGTTCGATTCTCGAGGCGACCGCCGTATTCGCCCGGCCGGTTTGTCGAGGCGAGCAATTCCGACAGCAGGTATCGATGGCATTGTTTGATATCGATGAAGTCACAGCCGATTCGGGCAGCCAGTTTTGCCGCAACGAGGTACTGGTCTTCGATTCGCTTCAGATCATCATCACTGAGCAGCGGGAACGAGGCGTCAATCGTTTTGCCGGTCGATTTGTCCAGGGTGAATGGATCGAGCAACGGATCGTGCATGGCGATCTGTGGACGACGAAAGCAGTATCGTCCTGAATGCGTCAGTTGGAGTCCGATCACCAGGCCGCTGTCGGAACCGTAGACTTCGCGGTGAGCAGCGCGACAACCGGCTAGCATCTGCTCAATCGCACTGGCGCTCCCTTCATGCAGCCAGAGCTGGCGGGGATTCATTCGGGCATCTTCTGCGATGGCTGTCGCCTCGCCCCAGATCAGCTTCGCGCCCCCACCGCCGAACCGGCGATAGCGACGGTAGGTCAGTTCGTCAGGGGCTCCGTCGAGTGTCCCGTCACACCCTTCCATCGGCTGGATGCAGAACCGATTCCCGACATGCAGCCGGCCGACCGTCGCCGGTTCGAAGAGAGGTGAGAAGTCGGCAGACGAGGGCAAATCGCTCCCCAGTTCCTTCGCCTTCTGAACCAGTTCGTCCGCGGTTTTGAAATG is from Schlesneria sp. DSM 10557 and encodes:
- a CDS encoding tRNA(His) guanylyltransferase Thg1 family protein, which produces MKFDDLDRKMRVYETVADYCVLPGVHMVARLDGRSFTRLTKEICKFEAPFDQRFRDLMVETAEGLMTCGFRVIYAYTQSDEISLLFDLDERQFGRKLRKFNSTLAGEASARFSLLLGNVATFDCRISQLPNIGLVVDYFRWRNEDAARNAMSAHCYWMSRKQGLDQRAATAKNYGLSVGQMNEFLFQQGINFNDLPNWQKRGVGLSWESVELVTTNRKTGDEVAVRRQRIKRNFDLPMKDEYSRYIEALITKPANDERAEKINLS
- the holB gene encoding DNA polymerase III subunit delta', which produces MSIWSPLRGHAEQKEMFRRTIRRNRLSQAYLFVGPSGIGKRKFAQLLAHALLCQNPGEDPLEACGQCAGCKPFLAGAHPDFLAVGCPEGKRELPIALLLGPEERRGQEGLCHDLSLAPLPGSRKVAIVDDADTMNDASANAFLKTLEEPPERAILILIASNLDALLSTIRSRCQLVRFSPLETEDIRAMLIEQQLAQSDDDVNFAAALSEGSLTTATQLLEPELRELRTLLYRQLAQVSFSGLGLAKSLLEGIGKISSETSVQRINAQWLIRFLVEFFRMAVWQIGQGPTESVPFSAEVSQFVNRLMTQSDDVEVVGGLIERCVEAAIHVDQNVAVPLVLESLCQDLSRLLRLAAPAH
- a CDS encoding NADH:flavin oxidoreductase; translated protein: MARYFHFKTADELVQKAKELGSDLPSSADFSPLFEPATVGRLHVGNRFCIQPMEGCDGTLDGAPDELTYRRYRRFGGGGAKLIWGEATAIAEDARMNPRQLWLHEGSASAIEQMLAGCRAAHREVYGSDSGLVIGLQLTHSGRYCFRRPQIAMHDPLLDPFTLDKSTGKTIDASFPLLSDDDLKRIEDQYLVAAKLAARIGCDFIDIKQCHRYLLSELLASTNRPGEYGGRLENRTRLVRNIIRRCRDDVPSIEIGSRIGVYDGIPYRKDAEGVGIPVPHTGPLMTSFGVDPHDHTRWKPDEPLQVARWLAEEGVSLLNVTMGNPYANPHVLRPADYPPMDGYLAPEHPLIGVLRHFEATALIQRSLPHVYLVGSAYSWLQELAIHIAAGNVTQKRCSFVGLGRATLSQPDFVQQLETHGRLNRKTTCRTFSYCTNMMRTKDHPLGQSPTGCPPFDKETYGPIWKNILEKKKGT
- a CDS encoding cyanophycinase, whose translation is MMRLQLSHSWHIRRHGYCALVTLLFLSVFTTMSSQSHAADFQTENDPLYTKSGSLVICGGGVLPHTLLDRFIELGGGPDAHVVIIPSASVIADTDIHARMSGWYDRLADNGFASLQILHTRSRMEADDENFSQILDLATAVWFIGGNQNWLAQTYVGTRTEERLHNVLARGGVIGGTSAGAAIMSRSMIADGKIEPLLSSGLGFLPGTIVDQHFKKRNRQERLMRALQLRPGMVGFGIDEGTALIVQGRSLEVIGESDVSICLSPSTKRPARIESLTPGHKADLIALKRAANSRVDTLIASTDRHVPDVQNGTLVIAGGGPTPKEVIDSFLEAAGGIEAPIVVVSNALGDYPPEQREVCGWLQDAGARNVTMLHARSGEELSSPSLIALLKAARGVWFTGGRQWRLVDAYMDTNVEELFHDVLRRGGVIGGTSAGATIQGEYLVRGNPLGNEEIMCEGYDRGFGFLPGVAIDQHFTERKRHNEMVELKKTYPELIGLGVDESTALIVRGSTMQVVGKHQVTVFDSPTDSSIETPEFAILKSGDRYDLRQHRRVETALAEADTPK
- a CDS encoding AAA family ATPase, with the translated sequence MEAVVFIGLQASGKSSFFKERFFRTHARISLDLLKTRNREWQFLQVCLQTGQRLVIDNTNPTREDRARFICPIKDAGFRLVGFYFQSHIDGCLERNRDRCPEERVPDLGICSTAKKLELPSFEEGFDQLYYVRLDAGQFVVEEWQDEV